In Elusimicrobiota bacterium, the sequence CTTGTCAAAACTACCGATGTTCAAAAAGACATTATCGGCCAGTTCGTAGGAAATATTTTTCTTGTTCATCTGACTGGCCAACCAATTATGTCCATTGAAATATATTTGGAGCCGGAAAGGTGACCAGGTGGGAACCCGTACATAGCAAAGTCCAAGGGTCTCATCAATAAAATAGAAATAGAAATGTAGACATTTTCCTGATGTTCGTCGAAGATAGTTTCTATTGCACCGCTTATCATGCCAAGGTCTATAGGCTGTACAGGATTCCATGGCAGAGAGAATGTGGACTAAACCCGGCTGAGCACTACGCTTTTTAATTACCTTCTGAACTAAATCTTCCTTGCGGGTGTCAGCTTTACGCAGAAACTCAATCTCAATACCATTTTCCTGGGCTATTTTTTCGGCATTCTCACGGATAATATCCCGCCAGACCATTGCGATCCTAGGGTAATCAAAAAGAGGAATTTTGTTATGATTAAAAAATCCTGTGATTGCTTCTTCATAGTTGAACTCGGGGATCGTACCATTAATAACTATCCGATCATAGCAGGAAAGTACGCCTTTTATTTTGGCCGAATAACGTTCTGTTAAAAGTTCCATAATTTAAAAACCTCACAAAAATTTTAATGGTAATGATAAAAATTACAATGTATATATAAAACTTTGGTAAACTGATAGGAAATTATTTTAAAAAAAGATTTATTAACTCAAAATTTTTGGTTCTGGCTTCGCCAGGTTAGGATAAGGAGGGAACAAAATGGAGAAAATGGAATATGAAATCAGTAGACTGAATGCTGTCTCTGCGCTTAAAGTAGGCACAATAACTTGTGTTATAATAGGGATTGTCTTTGGACTGCTTGCTGGAGGCTTCATAGGAACTATAGTGGCACCCAAAATGTCTGCGAAAATGAATGAAATGAAAAAAATCGCTGGTGAAGACTCTTGTTGTAAGAAAGTAATGGAGAATCAAGATTTCCCACCTGCTAAAATTGCTAAAATAGGTGTTGTTCCAGCATTATTAGCAGGAATGATTATAGGAACAATAGCAGGAATTATTGGTGGAATACTCTTTGGCATAGGAGCAGTCATATACAACATTATTGCAGGGTTGGTAGGTGGAATAAAGACAGAATTGAAATAATAGTAGTTAGTGCTCAAACAGAGATTAGGACTATAACAAATTGGAGGGCAAAATTATTTGTCTAACCAATCGCTGCACCTGACCCGCCTAAGGCGGACAGGTGAGCTCAATCGTTAGGTGTAGAAAAACAAAATAAGGGGTAAATTATGAATAATATTATCATAGCATTAATTATCGGGGTTACTGCTGGGATAATAGATGTTGTGCCAATGCTAATTCAAAAACTGGATAAATTTGCCTGTATTTCAGCCTTTATTCATTGGATTGTGCTGGGATTGATTATTCCATATGTAAACTGGGATATTCAACCTTGGCTAAAAGGATTAGTAATAGCAGAATTAACAGCAATCCCCATTATGATAATTGTATATCCGCAAGATCCAAAAG encodes:
- a CDS encoding DUF3566 domain-containing protein, with protein sequence MEKMEYEISRLNAVSALKVGTITCVIIGIVFGLLAGGFIGTIVAPKMSAKMNEMKKIAGEDSCCKKVMENQDFPPAKIAKIGVVPALLAGMIIGTIAGIIGGILFGIGAVIYNIIAGLVGGIKTELK